From one Lolium rigidum isolate FL_2022 chromosome 4, APGP_CSIRO_Lrig_0.1, whole genome shotgun sequence genomic stretch:
- the LOC124707780 gene encoding sterile alpha motif domain-containing protein 1, whose translation MAAAAAAAAGAASSLVPSTSPRRLPFRPTHRPLLAATPKNTLTALSPKPPRLLHPLAASPSSPPPPEDAETTDPVKLAFARAAAYKKERANPTPKPPPPPPTSPPPQPSAKESGGGGKGAFERALEYRNGDGGGSAPLGASPTFGQSAFAGKDGAFGKAAKTKGGYVYDDTDFLGLDFFEKKRYQGPPPGLSGAVDPFSNDEDFPEVEIVIGDPSKFGKSRRLTENQPGVDDSVSEEASSSTSGQQNGDIKAEETAPSTFLQPEDDEKSEFYKPRVTSWGMFPRPQDISKAYGGGRNISLGGETQSAEEKAAKDKRTRELLAAYMGGRNKTLDAKTKAECTQALKEGDELMNAGRLKQALPYYEKVMQAADFKTELHGMAALQWSICLDSLCRSKEAMSMYSKLKYHPNTLVSKKAKMFMFSFQAADFLKVDGIPVPRNTGYEGYFDQFGGQRNYYANPDEPEVGIRQIIPYMIFLASPIFFVAFVALRKSFML comes from the exons ATGGCCGCGGCCGCGGCAGCGGCAGCAGGCGCGGCGTCCTCCCTTGTCCCCTCCAcgtccccgcgccgcctccccttccgTCCCACCCACAGACCCCTGCTAGCCGCCACCCCCAAGAACACCCTGACGGCGCTGTCCCCCAAGCCACCCCGCCTCCTGCACCCGCTCgccgcgtccccctcgtcgccgCCTCCGCCCGAGGATGCTGAGACGACAGACCCCGTCAAGCTCGCCTTCGCCCGCGCGGCCGCCTACAAGAAGGAGAGGGCCAATCCCACACCCaagcctccgccaccgccgcccacctcccctccgccgcagccttccgcgaaggagtccggcggcggcggcaagggggCCTTCGAGCGGGCGCTGGAGTACAggaacggcgacggcggcggctctgcGCCTCTCGGTGCGTCGCCGACTTTTG GCCAAAGCGCGTTCGCTGGTAAAGACGGTGCATTCGGCAAAGCGGCGAAAACGAAGGGGGGCTATGTGTACGATGACACGGATTTTCTGGGCCTTGACTTTTTCGAGAAGAAACGCTATCAAGGTCCGCCTCCAGGGCTGTCTGGAGCAGTTGATCCTTTTTCAAATGATGAAGATTTTCCTGAGGTGGAGATAGTAATTGGCGATCCTAGTAAATTTGGGAAGTCGCGCCGTTTAACAGAAAATCAACCAGGAGTAGATGATAGCGTGTCTGAggaagcttcaagttcaacaagcgGCCAGCAAAATGGCGATATCAAGGCTGAGGAGACAGCACCTTCAACTTTTCTACAGCCAGAAGATGATGAAAAATCGGAATTCTACAAACCCAGGGTTACATCATGGGGAATGTTTCCACGGCCACAAGATATTTCAAAAGCG TATGGGGGTGGGAGAAATATAAGCCTCGGTGGAGAGACTCAAAGTGCTGAAGAGAAGGCAGCTAAAGATAAGCGCACCAGAGAACTCCTAGCTGCATATATGGGTGGACGAAACAAGACACTTGATGCCAAAACCAAGGCAGAGTGCACCCAG GCATTGAAGGAAGGTGATGAGCTTATGAATGCTGGAAGGCTGAAACAAGCTTTGCCTTATTATGAAAAAGTGATGCAGGCTGCAGACTTTAAG ACCGAACTCCATGGAATGGCTGCTTTGCAGTGGTCCATCTGTCTAGATTCACTCTGCAG GTCCAAGGAAGCCATGAGCATGTACAGCAAGCTAAAATACCATCCAAACACTCTAGTTAGCAAGAAGGCAAAAATGTTCATGTTCAGCTTCCAG GCGGCGGACTTCCTGAAGGTCGACGGCATCCCCGTGCCACGGAACACAGGCTACGAAGGGTACTTCGACCAGTTCGGTGGCCAGAGGAACTACTACGCGAACCCCGACGAGCCCGAGGTGGGGATTCGTCAGATCATCCCGTACATGATCTTTCTTGCCTCCCCTATCTTTTTCGTTGCTTTTGTTGCTCTGAGAAAATCGTTTATGTTGTAA